The Coregonus clupeaformis isolate EN_2021a chromosome 6, ASM2061545v1, whole genome shotgun sequence genome has a segment encoding these proteins:
- the LOC121568266 gene encoding uncharacterized protein LOC121568266, whose product MGKKDMYNCLFLSITCLCILPGYDAEECVTSVFAKKRNVNVPKGGTLSLSCVVQHCGDDGWTGGWGLSTEGQFLLFSPTPRHHLSNVTLTTNRTRLLMDILNVNQSDYGMYHCQITWVEGYTSVGHMTYVNITAAIPPTSVRKVYFRVVVYVSTCLVITLVLVLGLACHIRSKVPSQPPPIPPPKPPPRSRSVRKDKPPTPKPKPKIELVYAALSKDCLEQQNPNPQREAAQPTVYSSLRLTV is encoded by the exons ATGGGGAAGAAAGACATGTACAACTGTCTGTTTCTCTCAATTACTTGTCTATGCATTCTCCCGG GTTATGATGCAGAGGAATGTGTGACTTCTGTCTTTGCAAAGAAAAGAAATGTTAACGTACCAAAGGGGGGCACTCTTTCCCTATCCTGTGTTGTTCAGCATTGTGGAGATGATGGCTGGACAGGGGGATGGGGGCTGTCAACAGAGGGACAGTTCCTTCTCTTTAGTCCCACTCCAAGGCATCATCTCTCCAATGTCACATTGACAACCAATAGAACCCGCCTGCTCATGGACATCCTCAACGTCAACCAATCAGATTATGGAATGTACCATTGCCAGATCACCTGGGTTGAGGGATACACCAGTGTTGGACATATGACATATGTGAACATCACTGCAG CCATACCACCCACATCCGTGAGGAAGGTCTATTTCAGGGTCGTGGTGTATGTAAGTACCTGTTTGGTAATCACCCTGGTTTTGGTTCTGGGTCTGGCTTGCCATATAAGGTCAAAGGTCCCATCTCAGCCCCCACCaataccacctcccaagcccccACCACGCTCCCGAAGTGTACGCAAGGACAAGCCCC CCACACCCAAGCCTAAACCAAAGATAGAG TTGGTCTATGCAGCTCTTTCAAAGGACTGCCTTGAACAGCAGAATCCTAATCCTCAACGAGAAGCTGCACAGCCCACAGTCTACTCCTCTCTCCGACTCACTGTTTAA